Proteins found in one Paenibacillus borealis genomic segment:
- a CDS encoding DUF11 domain-containing protein produces MTEGSRLQPVVSNQSMVLFSSAEGIDAITYSNTVNTPVVGPVLSLLKLTDQTSASLGETLVYTVFAQNSGNTPALVTIVDVLPAGVSFIANSVLRDGVPLPGVTPSSGIPVGTLSPHSGVTIAFQVIVVSLPPSLALHNRAVGTYSFSTPEGRMVQGEVRSNPVTVSLLSYQLSTLLTASTPTTFIGDAVTYTLQLRNEGTRPLSGIIATIPVPEGAVFIPGSVIAGGVYQPEADPVLGIRLGSLSTGSAAEISFRVRVAAIPPDPVLPAKAVVTYEVNDSRNTAESNTVLITVVHPGVSASLKVDLYSAAPGDNLRYEYTVRNNGNLAVEALLTDFIPPGVLFIWDSIRINGVPQKGVRPGDGIPLGTIRAGSAVVVVLLVSIPDATDIRQTPAIQNQGNVQYTFTLPDGRNVRQIARSNAVTTLLFSPIISIEMQGVPPIVEPGGIAEFGIYVTNNGNYPAEVSVIRIVPQGTVIDPDIVTISALTVPETPYSGTVALGTLQPGQTVTLTYFVKINIDYMGNSLQGSSTALYLFTIDGRRYSGEARSNSYKLLIEEISE; encoded by the coding sequence ATGACAGAAGGCTCACGGCTTCAGCCTGTCGTAAGCAACCAGTCCATGGTATTATTCAGCTCGGCAGAGGGTATTGACGCCATCACTTACTCCAATACCGTCAATACCCCCGTCGTGGGCCCTGTTCTATCGCTGCTTAAGCTTACGGATCAAACGAGCGCTTCCCTGGGGGAGACGCTCGTCTATACCGTATTCGCCCAGAACAGCGGTAATACGCCCGCCCTGGTCACCATCGTTGATGTCCTTCCCGCGGGTGTATCCTTTATCGCCAACAGTGTGCTCAGAGACGGAGTACCCCTTCCCGGGGTTACTCCGTCTTCCGGCATCCCCGTTGGCACTCTCTCTCCGCATTCCGGAGTTACGATCGCCTTCCAGGTCATTGTAGTATCACTCCCGCCTTCCCTGGCATTGCACAACAGGGCGGTCGGAACCTATTCCTTCTCCACACCTGAAGGAAGAATGGTGCAGGGGGAAGTCCGCTCCAACCCGGTGACTGTCTCTCTACTGTCTTACCAGTTGTCCACACTTCTCACGGCCAGCACTCCTACCACTTTCATTGGAGATGCCGTGACCTATACCCTGCAGCTCAGAAATGAAGGCACCCGGCCGCTGTCCGGGATTATCGCGACCATCCCGGTCCCGGAGGGGGCTGTGTTCATCCCCGGAAGCGTCATTGCAGGCGGGGTATATCAGCCAGAGGCCGACCCGGTCCTCGGTATCAGGCTGGGTTCGCTCAGTACAGGCTCAGCCGCTGAAATTTCCTTCCGCGTCCGGGTTGCCGCAATTCCTCCCGATCCGGTATTACCGGCCAAGGCAGTGGTTACCTATGAGGTGAATGACAGCAGGAACACCGCTGAGAGCAATACGGTCCTCATAACAGTCGTCCATCCGGGAGTATCCGCCAGCTTGAAGGTAGATCTATACAGCGCTGCGCCAGGCGATAATCTGCGGTATGAGTACACCGTGCGTAACAACGGAAACCTGGCTGTAGAGGCTCTGCTGACCGATTTCATACCGCCAGGTGTCCTATTCATCTGGGATAGCATCCGCATTAACGGGGTTCCCCAGAAAGGAGTACGCCCGGGGGATGGCATTCCGCTCGGAACGATAAGAGCAGGCTCGGCGGTCGTGGTTGTTTTGCTCGTATCCATTCCTGATGCCACCGATATCCGCCAGACTCCGGCCATCCAGAACCAGGGCAATGTCCAATATACATTCACCCTTCCGGATGGACGCAATGTCCGGCAGATCGCCCGTTCCAACGCTGTAACAACATTGCTTTTCTCGCCCATCATCTCTATTGAAATGCAAGGGGTGCCGCCGATTGTCGAGCCTGGAGGCATTGCTGAATTCGGGATTTATGTAACCAACAACGGGAATTATCCGGCAGAGGTCTCTGTGATCCGGATTGTGCCGCAAGGAACCGTAATTGACCCGGATATTGTGACCATCTCTGCCCTAACTGTGCCTGAAACCCCGTACAGCGGAACTGTAGCGCTGGGAACACTGCAGCCGGGGCAGACCGTCACCCTCACTTATTTTGTGAAAATTAATATTGATTATATGGGCAATTCACTTCAGGGATCCTCGACCGCCCTGTATTTATTCACGATAGACGGACGCAGATACTCCGGTGAAGCCCGCTCCAACAGCTATAAACTGCTCATTGAAGAAATCAGTGAATAA
- a CDS encoding 3-keto-5-aminohexanoate cleavage protein: protein MSINNRPFIQACLNGATARHQHPAVPYSPQELALDAKACIAAGGQAVHVHARQADGTETLEPLYCDLTVQALRSSCPLVPIGMTTSLSAGPDPDKRLFDIGRWGQLPDFVSVNFSEPGLPTLIRLLRERQIGIEAGIATLQDCRTFLEGDWRKHCFRVLVEVEEPEPDQALVLASSISALLRAEGVTLPQVHHGSGAATWTVIRQAIVQGEGIRIGLEDTTVSPDGALCGGNADLVKTALAMADMQLYP, encoded by the coding sequence GTGTCTATAAATAACCGCCCGTTTATCCAAGCCTGCCTGAACGGGGCAACGGCACGCCATCAGCATCCCGCCGTTCCTTATTCCCCTCAGGAGCTGGCACTGGATGCCAAGGCATGTATCGCGGCCGGTGGGCAGGCTGTTCATGTGCATGCAAGACAAGCAGACGGCACTGAGACACTAGAGCCGCTGTATTGCGACCTTACCGTTCAAGCGCTCCGTTCATCATGCCCCCTCGTCCCTATAGGAATGACCACCTCCCTATCCGCCGGGCCCGATCCAGACAAGCGGCTGTTTGATATAGGCAGGTGGGGGCAGCTGCCAGACTTTGTGTCTGTCAACTTCTCCGAGCCGGGCTTGCCTACTCTCATCCGGCTGCTGCGTGAGCGGCAGATTGGGATCGAGGCAGGAATCGCAACTTTACAGGACTGCCGCACCTTCCTGGAGGGGGACTGGCGGAAGCATTGCTTCCGCGTTCTGGTTGAAGTAGAAGAGCCGGAGCCGGACCAGGCGCTTGTACTGGCTTCATCGATCTCAGCCCTGCTTCGGGCCGAAGGCGTGACCTTACCTCAGGTTCACCATGGAAGCGGTGCCGCCACCTGGACGGTTATTCGGCAGGCGATTGTGCAGGGAGAAGGGATTAGAATCGGACTGGAGGACACCACGGTATCTCCGGATGGAGCACTGTGCGGCGGCAATGCCGATCTGGTGAAGACGGCGTTAGCTATGGCTGACATGCAGCTTTATCCCTGA
- a CDS encoding alpha-glucosidase/alpha-galactosidase: MSFKVTFIGAGSIGFTRGLLRDLLTVPEFRNIEVSFMDINSHNLQMVTELCQRDIRENGLDIVISPTTDRREALKDAKYVFCTIRMGGLEAFATDVDIPLKYGVDQCVGDTLCAGGIMYGQRGIAEMLEICRDIRETAAPDVLLLNYSNPMAMLTWACNKYGGVRTIGLCHGVQHGHHQIAEVYGLEKSQVDIICAGINHQTWYISAKADGKDLTAGLLEAFEQHPEFSRTEKVRIDMLRRFGYYSTESNGHLSEYVPWYRKRSGEIMDWIDLGSWINGETGGYLRVCTEGRNWFETDFPNWMKEPALEYTQANRGEEHGSYIIEGLETGRVYRGHFNMVNNGVISNLPDDAIIEAPGYADRNGISMPLVGELPLGPAAVCNVSISVQRLAVEAAVHGDDKLLRQAFMMDPLVGAVCNPKEIWQMVDEMLVAGEQWLPQYSAAIAEAKARLSSGDLIPTNAGNAGAARLKVKTIDEMMQDRDAANKNAGESDKGKDREKVH; encoded by the coding sequence ATGTCTTTTAAAGTAACCTTTATCGGGGCGGGCAGTATCGGATTCACACGCGGATTGCTGCGCGACCTGCTGACTGTGCCGGAATTCCGTAATATTGAAGTCTCATTCATGGATATAAACAGCCATAACCTGCAGATGGTCACTGAGCTGTGCCAGCGGGATATTCGGGAGAATGGTCTGGATATAGTAATCTCTCCGACTACTGACCGCAGGGAGGCGCTGAAGGATGCGAAGTACGTATTTTGTACTATCCGCATGGGCGGCCTTGAGGCGTTCGCCACCGATGTGGACATTCCGCTGAAATACGGCGTGGACCAATGCGTAGGTGATACGCTGTGTGCGGGAGGCATCATGTACGGACAGCGCGGCATTGCCGAGATGCTGGAGATCTGCCGCGATATCCGGGAGACGGCAGCGCCGGATGTGCTGCTCCTGAATTACTCGAATCCGATGGCCATGCTCACCTGGGCCTGCAATAAATATGGCGGTGTGCGGACCATCGGACTCTGCCATGGGGTACAGCATGGACATCATCAGATCGCCGAAGTCTACGGGCTGGAGAAGTCGCAGGTGGATATTATCTGCGCCGGAATCAACCACCAGACGTGGTACATTTCCGCCAAAGCTGATGGCAAGGATCTGACGGCCGGACTGCTGGAAGCCTTCGAGCAGCATCCGGAATTCAGCCGCACCGAGAAGGTGCGGATCGATATGCTCCGCCGCTTCGGCTATTACAGCACTGAATCGAACGGACACTTGAGCGAATATGTTCCCTGGTACCGCAAACGCAGCGGTGAAATTATGGACTGGATCGATCTGGGCAGCTGGATCAACGGCGAGACAGGCGGATACCTGCGGGTCTGCACAGAAGGCCGCAACTGGTTCGAAACGGACTTCCCGAACTGGATGAAGGAGCCTGCTCTGGAGTATACCCAGGCGAACCGCGGCGAGGAGCATGGCTCCTATATAATAGAAGGACTCGAAACGGGCCGTGTGTACAGAGGGCATTTCAATATGGTGAATAACGGGGTGATCTCCAATCTGCCGGATGATGCCATTATTGAAGCACCGGGGTATGCAGACCGCAACGGGATCTCGATGCCGCTGGTCGGTGAACTGCCGCTGGGCCCGGCAGCGGTCTGCAATGTCAGCATTTCCGTGCAGCGGCTGGCCGTGGAAGCTGCAGTACACGGCGACGACAAGCTGCTGCGCCAGGCCTTCATGATGGACCCGCTGGTCGGTGCGGTCTGCAATCCGAAGGAGATCTGGCAGATGGTAGATGAGATGCTGGTTGCCGGGGAACAGTGGCTGCCGCAATACAGCGCGGCGATTGCTGAAGCGAAGGCGCGTCTCTCCTCCGGTGACCTGATCCCGACGAATGCCGGTAACGCCGGCGCTGCCCGGCTGAAGGTGAAGACCATAGACGAGATGATGCAGGACCGCGATGCCGCGAACAAAAACGCCGGGGAGTCCGATAAGGGCAAGGACCGCGAGAAGGTGCATTAA
- the yhbH gene encoding sporulation protein YhbH, whose amino-acid sequence MTQPSGPYAFVVSKEDWSLHRKGHQDQERHQQKVREAIKDNLPDLVTEENIILSGGKQIVKVPIRSLDEYRIIYNFRKQKHVGQGDGESQVGDVLGRDSQSAQPGKGDKAGDQPGQDTVEAEVDIEDLEDILFQDMELPHLKPKDKEEIEVKSIVFNDIRKKGMMSNIDKKRTLMENLRRNASSGNPGIHSISPDDLRYKTWDDITVPHSNAVIIAMMDTSGSMGTFEKYCARSFFFWMTRFLRRQYEKVDIVFLAHHTEAKEVSEHDFFTRGESGGTICSSAYQKALEIIDSRYPPAKYNIYPFHFSDGDNLTSDNERCVKLIGELLKRSNMFGYGEVNQYNRSSTLMSAYRHLKQEQFMHYVIKDKKEVYQALKTFFGKKTAGA is encoded by the coding sequence TTGACCCAGCCATCCGGTCCATACGCCTTTGTCGTGTCTAAAGAAGACTGGTCCCTTCACCGCAAAGGCCATCAGGATCAGGAGCGTCACCAGCAAAAGGTCAGAGAAGCCATTAAGGACAATCTGCCGGATCTCGTTACTGAGGAGAACATTATTTTGTCGGGCGGCAAACAGATTGTGAAGGTGCCGATCCGCAGTCTGGATGAATACCGGATTATTTATAATTTCCGTAAGCAGAAACATGTCGGCCAGGGAGACGGGGAAAGTCAGGTAGGCGATGTGCTCGGCCGCGATTCGCAGTCCGCCCAGCCGGGCAAAGGTGACAAGGCGGGTGACCAGCCAGGACAGGATACCGTTGAGGCCGAAGTGGATATTGAAGATCTGGAGGATATTCTGTTCCAGGATATGGAGCTTCCCCACCTTAAGCCTAAGGACAAGGAAGAGATTGAGGTCAAATCCATTGTCTTCAACGATATCCGCAAAAAAGGCATGATGTCGAACATCGACAAAAAACGCACGCTGATGGAGAATCTCCGGCGCAACGCCAGCAGCGGGAATCCGGGAATCCACAGCATCAGCCCTGACGATCTGCGCTACAAAACATGGGATGACATTACCGTCCCCCATTCCAATGCCGTAATTATTGCGATGATGGACACCTCAGGCTCCATGGGTACTTTTGAAAAATACTGCGCCCGCAGCTTCTTCTTCTGGATGACCCGCTTTCTGCGCCGCCAGTATGAGAAAGTGGACATTGTATTCCTGGCCCATCATACCGAGGCCAAAGAGGTCAGCGAGCATGACTTCTTCACGCGCGGCGAGAGCGGCGGTACCATCTGCTCCTCGGCGTACCAGAAGGCGCTGGAGATTATCGACAGCCGCTATCCGCCGGCCAAATACAATATCTACCCCTTCCATTTCTCGGACGGCGACAACCTGACCTCCGACAATGAACGCTGCGTCAAGCTGATCGGCGAATTGCTGAAACGCAGCAACATGTTCGGCTACGGCGAGGTGAACCAGTACAACCGCAGCAGCACACTAATGTCCGCCTACCGCCACCTGAAGCAAGAGCAGTTCATGCATTATGTCATTAAGGATAAGAAGGAGGTCTATCAGGCGCTGAAGACCTTTTTCGGCAAAAAAACTGCCGGGGCTTAA
- a CDS encoding Type 1 glutamine amidotransferase-like domain-containing protein has product MDKHLFLNGGGPPFTPDLARKFASKTQAGAGPVVVLFVEREEGWEDYIPIYTRPLADAGLTEFRYLPLPATPVDVVVQSIENCSGIIIGGGDTDLYADYIVDTAIGGAIKLKYESGVPVAGFSAGALISPELCIISAKDNESRQFDHRKGLNLISELLLSVHFTQWADEDHLRTALRTFGDLPNYGIDEETGIYLLNGALEMVEGGGVYSVVNDILAKIH; this is encoded by the coding sequence ATGGATAAACACTTATTTCTAAATGGCGGGGGTCCGCCGTTTACTCCTGATCTGGCAAGGAAGTTTGCGAGCAAGACGCAGGCAGGTGCAGGTCCGGTCGTAGTTCTGTTCGTGGAGCGCGAAGAAGGCTGGGAAGATTATATACCGATCTATACGCGGCCGCTGGCTGATGCAGGGTTAACAGAGTTCCGCTATCTGCCGTTACCTGCCACCCCTGTGGATGTTGTTGTCCAGAGCATAGAGAACTGCTCGGGTATTATTATAGGAGGCGGAGATACGGATCTGTATGCCGATTATATTGTAGACACCGCGATTGGCGGCGCTATTAAACTGAAGTATGAGTCGGGAGTTCCGGTTGCGGGATTCTCGGCAGGAGCCTTAATCAGCCCTGAACTGTGCATTATTTCCGCTAAGGATAATGAGAGCAGGCAGTTTGATCACCGCAAGGGCTTGAATCTGATCTCTGAGCTGCTGCTGTCCGTGCATTTTACCCAGTGGGCTGATGAAGATCATTTAAGAACCGCCCTCCGTACGTTCGGCGATCTTCCGAATTACGGGATCGACGAAGAGACGGGGATATACCTGTTGAACGGAGCGCTGGAAATGGTGGAGGGCGGCGGAGTGTATAGCGTGGTGAACGATATTTTGGCTAAAATTCATTGA
- a CDS encoding AraC family transcriptional regulator encodes MNGSLFQQALLDGDYSPHFLAYYYKQWSNYTMAYHQHNSTEIMYLISGSCVVEVRDESGGHTPFRLKRGEMILLDAGVPHRLIVGEGTSCRMLNVEFAFTAYGGVAPSVGRLAREEEALADLLQSPFDSLVLSDQEEVFHVLKALVLELDQRGKSGNSMVQLLFSELLLRLSRLRRESLPASQQPSQLYVRRAVEFLHQNYDRSIQVKEVALSVNVHPGYLQRIFRTHTGQTLTDYLNRLRMEKAQMLLGQSEIPVAEIADYVGISSRQYFHLLFKKYTGCTPVEYRNSMDRHSWSEE; translated from the coding sequence TTGAACGGAAGTCTTTTTCAGCAGGCCTTGCTTGACGGGGATTACAGCCCTCATTTCCTGGCTTACTACTACAAGCAGTGGAGCAATTACACGATGGCCTATCATCAGCATAATTCCACCGAAATCATGTATCTGATCTCAGGCAGCTGTGTGGTCGAGGTGCGGGATGAATCAGGCGGGCATACGCCCTTCCGGCTGAAGCGGGGAGAGATGATTCTGCTGGATGCGGGCGTTCCCCACAGGCTGATCGTCGGAGAAGGGACCTCCTGCCGGATGCTGAATGTGGAATTCGCATTCACTGCGTACGGCGGTGTAGCTCCCTCTGTAGGCAGGCTGGCCCGGGAGGAGGAGGCACTGGCGGATTTGCTGCAGAGCCCCTTCGATAGTCTGGTGCTGAGTGATCAGGAGGAAGTCTTCCATGTGCTGAAGGCACTGGTGCTGGAGCTGGATCAGCGGGGCAAGAGCGGGAACAGTATGGTGCAGCTGCTCTTCTCGGAATTGCTGCTGCGTCTGTCCAGACTGCGGCGGGAATCGCTGCCGGCCAGCCAGCAGCCTTCACAGCTCTATGTACGGCGCGCGGTAGAGTTCCTGCACCAGAACTATGACCGGAGTATTCAAGTCAAGGAAGTCGCGCTCTCTGTGAATGTCCACCCGGGTTATCTGCAGCGGATCTTCAGGACACATACAGGCCAGACCCTGACCGATTACCTGAACCGGCTGCGTATGGAGAAGGCCCAGATGCTGCTTGGGCAGAGTGAGATTCCGGTAGCGGAGATCGCTGATTATGTGGGCATCAGCAGCAGGCAGTATTTTCATCTCCTGTTCAAAAAGTATACCGGCTGTACTCCGGTCGAATACCGCAACTCTATGGATCGCCATTCCTGGAGTGAGGAATAG
- a CDS encoding PadR family transcriptional regulator, which translates to MSGSNEYGALTEGVYYILLSLFTPMHGYGIMQNVKLLSNGRVELGAGTLYGALGTLVERGWIELLAGSQDSRKKEYRITESGRSALLSEMTRLDELLSNGRKLMGGEPE; encoded by the coding sequence TTGTCAGGAAGCAATGAATACGGGGCGCTGACAGAAGGCGTATATTATATTCTTCTGTCACTGTTCACCCCAATGCACGGCTACGGAATTATGCAGAATGTGAAGCTGCTGAGTAACGGGCGCGTGGAGCTTGGCGCCGGCACGCTGTATGGCGCGCTTGGCACGCTGGTGGAGCGGGGCTGGATTGAGCTGCTGGCGGGCAGCCAGGATTCCCGCAAGAAGGAGTACCGGATTACGGAGTCTGGCAGATCTGCACTGCTGAGCGAAATGACCAGGCTTGACGAGCTGCTGTCTAATGGAAGAAAGCTAATGGGAGGCGAACCGGAATGA
- a CDS encoding DUF2812 domain-containing protein, with protein sequence MNHVVRKYFADFEKEEQWLNDMSAKGLALVEYSWARYVFEESAPGEYIYRLELLEEDPKKAKSAEYLQFMEETGAERVPAGKKPSGKSVYVNPRWVIFRRKSAEGAFTIYSDTDSKIKHYQRIYRLWISLAVMELIIGVFNIMLMFVNNPTALNRVNLIMGLLLIVLALFFISISMPIRRKITNLQNDKLVRE encoded by the coding sequence ATGAATCATGTAGTGCGCAAATATTTCGCAGATTTTGAAAAGGAAGAGCAGTGGCTGAATGACATGTCCGCCAAAGGTCTTGCGCTTGTTGAATACTCCTGGGCCCGTTATGTATTTGAAGAGAGCGCCCCGGGGGAATACATCTACCGGCTTGAGCTGCTGGAGGAAGATCCGAAGAAAGCCAAGTCTGCTGAATACCTGCAGTTTATGGAGGAGACCGGAGCCGAGCGTGTGCCTGCCGGCAAAAAGCCGTCGGGCAAGTCTGTATATGTCAACCCTCGCTGGGTGATCTTTCGAAGAAAATCAGCGGAGGGTGCTTTCACCATCTATTCGGATACCGATTCCAAAATCAAGCATTATCAGAGAATATACCGCTTATGGATTTCACTCGCGGTGATGGAGCTGATCATTGGCGTCTTCAATATAATGCTGATGTTTGTGAACAATCCCACCGCCCTAAACCGGGTCAACCTTATTATGGGCCTGCTGCTCATCGTTCTGGCCCTGTTCTTCATTTCAATAAGTATGCCTATCCGCCGCAAGATTACCAATCTGCAGAATGACAAGCTAGTCCGGGAGTGA